One Hevea brasiliensis isolate MT/VB/25A 57/8 chromosome 6, ASM3005281v1, whole genome shotgun sequence genomic window, ccttgaattttgatctcaagCAAGTTGGTGAGAAGgggctattgcaacttaatgagcttgaagaattgaggatggatgcctatgaaaatgcccgtatttataaagaaagaactaaagtttggcatgataagcatctcaggaaaaaggaatttaaagaaggtgattcagttttgttgttcaactcaagattgaaattgttcccaggaaaacttaaatcaaggtggactggtccatatagagtttctaaagttttcccttatgaagcaattgaaatttggagtgaaaaatctgggaattttaaggtcaatgggcatagattgaagcattatATAACTGGAGACTCAATAAAGGGAGTAAGCACTTACAAGCTCTTTGAACCCACACCTCCTTTttagtgaaatgcatgaagagtccaactaagaattataaattagcgctcttgggaggcaccccaagttttttattttgcttttgttgatttacttttatttgcattacttttgtttttgtcttaaatctctccaaattcaatttttgacattgttgaattttatcttttgtagatgtatttcaatggatgaaGGTTGTTGCACTGCTAGGGAGTTACTCTTAATCTAATATTTTATCCATTAACTCTCCCAAGATTGGTTTATTTTCATTGCTTCCTCTGTAGGACCCCTTCTTGGCTTATGCAGAAAAATTTTTTCAGCAAAAAGTGTCTGCAGCATATGCTATTTGCTTCTTTGTTGAGGTTGGGCGTGTATCTTTTATATATCTGTGCCTATCATGTTGatatgatggtaagtgggtcattttagTGGTTTTGAACTTAATTGGGTTGTGTGATTCAATGTGCACATGCTGCATTTTATTAGCATAACTTGGAGAGCCTATTTTCTTTTGTGGATAAGTGCAACTTTGTGCAGATTTTTATTAAGCTTTAATGTGCTAGAATGTTAATTTGCAgggtttgagttgaaatggcataatTCACAAATGTCTCTTATGCAGAACTTACTTCTACAAGTTTGTATGGTGCAAATGTGATGGATTCtgcatatattgatgtgtttttttatgataatttctcatggtttatgcttcacaaggttacatttcttcattcttatgtatttttcaaacttgcaaagcatttttttttattgtaatatgaatcttgttgaaatgtgcataagtaactgcataacttatgcaacttTTGAGTCTCACTTTGCCTTAATTTTCATTCctgccgaaacctgcataagctcatgcataacttatgcaatcctgcataactaaATTTTTGCCATTTCATTTCTTGTCGAAAACTGCATAAAGtcatgcataacttatgcaatttcGCACCGCCACAAtttttgccatttccatttctgccaaaacttgcataagtgtatgcataacttatgcactcttgcataacttcaaatcctaaaattttcatttttaccgAATTCTGTATAActaagtgcatagcttatgcactattGCATAACCAAATTTGTTGGGATTTTTTTTCTgccaaaacttgcataagtgtgtgcataagttatgcacttttgcacaACTAACTTTTCAGAATCTCCATtcttgccgaaacttgcataagcacCTGCATAAGTTATTCACACccattttccccttatgcagaaATTTGCACGTCCTgtgcaaattaaaatttttgcacAACCCACTTTCCCACCTCCCACTTCTCGTCATTACTATTCACAACCACCCTCCTTTTCATTTTTCTCGGCATCAATCCCTCACCCCCTTACCTTTTCGCCGATCGATACCCTAACTTCCCTTCTATCTTGTTTATTTTCTTCTTCCCTCCTCCATTCCTACTATCATCGACCACCACTACCATGGAAACGCCTCCCCCTTCCCCTCAAGGCTCTCCTCTCTAAGTCACACCCCTCGTTATGCAAGCCCCCAATCCCAATTCTCCTCCACAACAAACCCCTCCACCTCCTCCTACATCCACCTATAAAAGGAGAATCCGGTTTAAATCAACCTGACCCATGGCATCTGCTCCACCTCTCGCAAAACTCAAGGACCCACCTACTACTCCACTTTCTGAGCCTACACCCAAAAACCCTAGAACTTTGGCTTCCACACAACAAGGGGTCGGTGCTTTTACCTCTACCCCACAAGCCAAATCTCCCTCCTCTAGCAAGAAGCAACTTTCAGCAATGGCAACACAGGTATCAAATTACCTTGGCCTCTTATTGATCCAACCCATAAGGCAACTTTTAAGAGGCTAAAGGACAGAAAAGtattttgtggttttaatgaagttttatttatttcttgTGTGTTCAATgatatgcttagtgtaggatcccattaagtattattcttaatccatggttgaaacaccgaaaggagaaaaccttgtgatagataatcaagaaattggacttaattaactgagatctagaaatagactaaggattaagaggatttacagattaattaaggaacttaatgggtcttgattaattttaactctacgaaagtaggattagattgattaaggcactctttgtctcactcgaaagagtattcaaaggatttaaggatcaatctccttaaaacccgtaaattccataagattggataaccaatttaaaaatcccaaaatagcttgaatatgaactcccaaactccggaatcgccCCTTTTATCATTGTTCATTTTAAATCTTGctatatttcaatttgcttattttaatttgacgcaaatttagttaaatcattacattattgaatagattattaattttgcatatatagatttCACATTTCAATATCTattaatttattgctttaattttaaaaatagttcaaattagtcaatttttatataaaaaatgtgatcattaacacaactcctcgtgggaacgatatcttttctatattacttgtacgacccgtgcacttgcggttgggccacatcaattatatattatatattttgatCTACATAAGAAATCGGgtctatatataattttttttttcaattattactCACTAATTCTTTGAAAAATTCACAATTGAGGTTGAATTCTAATTTAAGGGGGGGAAAAACTCAAAGTACTAATATTCATGGTTCTATACTTCTCTTcacaaggaaaaagaaagaaaaggaaaaaaatcagTGTATTGTTTAATACCTATTTATCATGAATTGTAGCATTCATTATATAAAATATACATGCTAACTAAAGTAAACtatatataaaatacatattttattTAATGGATACTATAATTTATGTGGGATATATTTTTCTCAATTATATATTCTTTTCAAATTTGCTTTGTAAAAATGTAagaatttatttttcatattttatattcgGATATAGATTTGTCTAGCTAGATTCAAAAGATAACTAcgttaattgaaattaataaaaatattttttagtataaagtttcaattaaaaagaaatataaaataaaatttattttaaaagataaaattaattaatagataaaaaATGCCAAACGTTTATGTTAAATcacaattatattcaaaacttttttttattaatcaaataaaacttcaagcactatattataatttactattaactttttcaaattcaatttcattcTATTGGATACAATCATAACAAATCTTAAGGTGTGACTATTTCACACAAAATTAGAAATTATAGATATAAATATGAATTAACATAAACGTTTAGCATTTTTTGTCCAGTTGGCCTAAAAAAAGGGAAAGGCAAAACCTACTCCTAATAGGTTGCTGGCTTTTTAGCTGTTGCGCTCAAAAGGAGTTTAGTCAACAAAAGGAGAagctattttttctttttttagaaGGGCTAACTTGGCCTTTGTTCGACAATATTAGCTGTTCTAGTAGCTGCTAATTGTTTTACTAGCTATCAGCTATTTTATTAATTGTTAGTTATTATATATTAGCTGTTGTTGgttaactatttatataattGTTAAAGTAAAAGTTTCGGGTAAAATAGTTGTTAGATTAGCTGTTACATATGAAAATAGCAATAAAATCTTGTTGACCCTAGTTAAAACGCTCATTCAATCTCTAAAAGTTAGGAAGAGTAGCTTTTCATGATCCACTCTCTCAACCTCTATCATTGAATAGTATAAATAAGAGGGTTAAAACACTAAATCCTACCTCAAAAACTATTGTCAAACAAGGTCTTGATCAATGACATATAAATCTTTCTCAAGGGCTGGAATTAGATCTTGTCCCTGAAAAATGAGTATGGCtctgttccctaaagaattgggAGCACTTGCTAAGGGAACGAATAATGAGGATGGTTTTTTTGTAgatgatttttaatatttttggagacgattttaatgatctctaatctctttatatatatatatatatagtgaatcAAGATGAAAAGATAAAGAGTTCATTTTGAATAAATCATTTTAAAAGAATTCAAACAATCATCACACAATAATGCatgaattttatttcttttaaattttttttaaattaaatataattaaattttctcattccaaatatgaaaattaacaaaattgaaatttgttaaattgaattcttgtaaaatttttcattctaaacaagcaaaaagtatatatatatatatatatatatatatatatatatatatatatatatatatatatagagagagagagagagagagagagagagagagagagagagaaagctaAACGTTAAAAAATGCTTTGAGAGTGTGCCACATAGGTTTATaatcatatttaaaaaattgccatatgacacattttttaattatctttatttttaaatttatctacAAAAGTTAGGTTATCATATTAAATATCAATTTAtctaaatctaaatatttttaaatttcaactattaaaatattatcttaactattaaaatcttatattatttttagtttatttttcttaagaattttaaaattttcttaagtTTACCACTTCAAACATTATAATACTATATTCATCATATTATATATtcctaaaattaattattttttattaaattttaattaaattaaaaaatgatgAATTACAcacacagatatatatatatatatatgggtgaAAATGAGGGTGAAAAATAACAAATGAATGTTGttattcattttctctccattttagagaaaaattaggtgaaaaataaataaaattacaattttatccctataattatttattttaatttcaaataaaaggGACAAAATGGATAATTTCTCTCCTTATTTTCCTCCCCAATATCCAAATAAGAAGAGGAAAATAACCtttacattatttttattttccttattttctcttttttattttcttttctctctaaCAAAGTTCCCAAACACAAGAAAGGGTataaatgaaatataattaaatattttattaaatattaataaaatatttcattatATTAATTACATTCCTCCAAACATAATTTTGATGTCCTAAATTTATGTTGAGACAGTGAAAAAATAGTTGAAAAGATTTAAGGTCTATTTAACGGTCgtaaagaaaaatatatttttaaatatattaattacataGTATAAAAATGAGTTTAGAGTAAAATTTAagatatttcaataataaaaactataaaaattaatttttttaaaataatatctgattttttttttcagaaaaaaaaaacctcaacTCTAAATTGGCCTCACTGCTTTCTTGGCTTTCACATCAAAAGTAGATGGTTAATAATTTTGACTTTTAGGCATTAACAAAATTAAATGTTTACTTTAGCCAGAAGAAAAATCAGCTACTCTTCAATTTGTTTTTCTTCGGTAACTGTTGACAGCAAGTGGGATAGCTCACGGGTCAATATCCTATCTAGATTCTTCCTTTGACTCATGACACTTAGAATTGTACCTTTATTAAAGTTTAAATTTTTTACACGATAATAAACacttgattctataattgatatTATTAGTATTGATATTATTACGATAATAAACACTTGATTCTAAACATTGCCAAAAGTCATAGATTCAAATTCTTGGACAAATTCTGAGGAGAATTATTAGTATTGAGTGGGGATAATTCAATGGGCTAGTATCTTACTTAAATTCCTTTAATTTATGACACTTAGGCTACTATACTATAAGATTGCACCTCTGttaaaagttaaaaattttgACATGATGATAAGCGCTTgatcttataataataataataataataataacaaaaaaaaagtagaaaatctattgaaaaaaaaaagtttaaagagaaatacccatttgcaacattTTGGAGATCCCATCCGTCTAGCTCTGCTGCCTCAGTAAGCGCTTTTCTCCACTTCTTCAATTTGTCCATTTCTTCTTTAAATTCTTCAAATCTTTCAAAAGCTTCTCCGTAACTACCAGTTTGTTTCCGCACATCTGAGGGATCGACATTGTAGAATAGAGGAATTACAATCTGGCCAATTGTATTCTTGCACTTAATAATCTCTGCAAGTTCATCGAGGCACCACCGAGAGGAAGCATAGCCTTTGGAGAAGACTGGTATAGAAATTCTTGATTCATGAATTGCTTTAAGAAGCTCCAAGGATATATTTTCTCCTTTAAAAATATCATTATCTCGAAATGTGGATATTCCTGCTTGGATTAGAGAAGTATAGAGATGATCGGTGAAGTTCTTACGGGTGTCTTTGCCTCTAAAACTCAAGAACACGTCGTGATTCCATTTACGTttagaggaagaagaggaagaggaagaggaatCTGAGAAGACATTGGAAGCAGCCATTAAAACAAAGACAAATCAAGCAggaaaggggggggggggtgggtggGGGGTTTGCTGCTGAAGGAGTTGCTTAATGAGTAAATAGGAGGCTCTCATCATGTAAACAGAAGGAGAAAATGTACTGTGGCAGGAGGGAAAAAATCTAGTGTATAATTTGAAGTATGATTTGGGTACATCTATAGTTAGTGAAGTATGATTTGGGTAAAGCTGGCGTTAGTGCCGGTCTTTGGATTCTGAAGACTTTGACGAGAAAATTAATTGAGTGAAGAATATCATTGTTACAACGTCGTCTCACATTCCAATTCAACAAGAAATTGCGGCGTGTTATATCAAAAAgggaaattataaaaaatacCCTGTGATTTTGCATATTTTTCAAATAAGGTCTTAAAGTTAACTTTGTGATATAAAGGTACCTTCAGGTTACATGCCGTTAACGAAaaggagaaggagaaggagaaatTTCTTGTAGGTCGTGaggatatattataatttattatatgagATTTAGTGAAATTTACAtattaatttatgtatttttaaaacCTACTTATTTAATCGTATATGTTTTAATAGAGCTATAGATTAGCCCCTGCCTAGACATATATAAATGCGCAAGtgtctaaattattatttttttatttttcattaattataaaataatataatataataataaacttTCTAATTAAATTCTTTCAATTCAAATATTTAATATACCTAGAAcattgataaaataaaaagataatattataattaaaataataaatattataaaatataaaactattttatgataaattttataatattattttgatatttttttacTGTAAATTAGacaaatgaattaatttatagatttataaaatattaaagactaaatagataaattttaaaaatataaagataaattttttaatttaactaaattttatgaattaaattataatttatcatgaCCTTATTTTACGATATCAAGGTAAATTTCCCTTTTTGCAAACAACACGTAAGTTTGAGGTATATTTTTGTCAGAAAGTTAACCTCAAGCTCGCACTTGAAAAATGCGCaaaccaaaataataatttttttttttatttccgaTCATAAATTgtttctaaaattaataaaaatttgtttgatattattattaaatttataatataaaaaataaatttttaaatatataaataaagaagtattgaaaattattttaaaattgaatttaacataaattaattataaaaattttaaaataattaattttttaaaattatttttccaaTCACGTTTAAAATGATGATTTTTTAAGGGCTTAATGACTAAAAGTCCAAACCTTTgtaaacttttttaattttattcaaaattttcaattttattaatttaatttttaaatttttatattaatt contains:
- the LOC131180931 gene encoding disease resistance protein RPV1-like, yielding MAASNVFSDSSSSSSSSSKRKWNHDVFLSFRGKDTRKNFTDHLYTSLIQAGISTFRDNDIFKGENISLELLKAIHESRISIPVFSKGYASSRWCLDELAEIIKCKNTIGQIVIPLFYNVDPSDVRKQTGSYGEAFERFEEFKEEMDKLKKWRKALTEAAELDGWDLQNVANGCFLLEEGDLACGVEVKAPTPCCVEAKVLGFLGVGSESGVVGGSLSFARGGADAMGQVDLNRILLL